CCAGATCGTCGGCATAGTCGGACTTTCCGGGGCGGGGAAAACTTCTCTGCTCCGGACGCTCAACCTTCTTCAGCCGGTTGACAGCGGCGAGATATTCTTCGATGGAAAGAACATAGTCAATTTGAAAGATGATGAGATAAGAAAGATGCGCAAGAAGATCGGCGTCGTTTTCCAGAGCTTCAACCTCTTCAGAAACCGGACGGTATCGCAGAACATAGCCTTCCCCCTGAAAATACAGGGGCTGACAGGCAGGGAAGTGAAAGAGAAGGTCGAAAAGATCTCCGGCGAGCTCGGCCTCGATCACAGGATACAGGCCTACCCCTCTCAACTGTCCGGAGGAGAGCAGCAGAGGGCCGCAATAGCCAGGGCGCTAGTCATGGATCCAAAGATGATACTTCTGGATGAACCGACCTCGGCCCTCGATCCCAAGACAACCGGCAGGTTACTGGATCTGGTCGTTGAACTCAACCAAAAGCATAGAATCACCTTTGTCGTAGTTACACACGACATGGATGTGATAAAAAGAACCTGCGATAAAGTCGCCTACCTCGAAAACGGCAGATTGAAGTTCTTCGGACCGGCCCACGAATTCTTCGTGAAAGTCGAAAAAAACGAAGTCAGGGATTTTGGAACACCGCTCGAACTGGATAGAAAAGCGGTAGAACATAAAGGCAAGATAATACGGGTCCTCTTCTGGGGGAAGAAGACGCACGAAGCGGTCATGTGGAAAGTCGCCAGGGAACTTGATGTCTCGGTCAACATACTGTACGGCAAAATCGAAGAATTGAAGCACGGGCCCTTCGGTGCTATGATAATCGGTATTGAGGGTGAACAGCAGGACCTGTTCATCCAGCGCCTCAGGGAGTCGGTCTACTCGCTAGAGGAGGTTGAATAATGGCCGGTGAGATACTGAAAGCCACGCTTGAGACACTCTATATGGTTCTGGTCTCCGGTTTTCTCGCGACTCTCTTTGGAATACCCCTCGGAGTGGTTCTCTTCCTGCTCTCGAGATCCAAGAAGTGGCGGAGACTCTACATAGTGTTCGATCTGTTTGTTAACGTCTTCCGCTCAATTCCCTTCATAATACTGGTTCTGCTTTTGATTCCCGTCACGAAAAACGTCATGGGTACAATCATAGGGCCGAACGCCGCGATCTTCAACCTAACGATAGCCGCTATCCCTTTCATGGCAAGGCTTTCAGAGAACTCCTTCAACGGAGTTCCACGCGGGATTATAGATTCTTCCGATTCCATGGGACTCAACAGATCGCAGTTTATATTCAGAGTTCTGATTCCCGAAACGCTACCAGAGCAAATAGGAAATATCACCGTGCTTCTGATCAACCTCGTGACCTACACCGCAATAGCGGGAGCCGTCGGAGCTGGCGGTCTTGGACAGCTGGCCATAAACTACGGTTACTACAGGTTCCAGTGGGACGTGGTACTGTACGCGGTAATAGTACTGGTGAGCATAAGTCAGGTACTGCAATTCACTGGGGGAAGACTCTCCAGACTATTGAGGAGATGAAGGCGCGACACGAAAGACAAATATGAACAGCGAGTTCGTCGAACTCAAAGCATAACAAAAGACGCTCTCCCCGGCAAGAGCGCTCTTTTCGTTCTGGAATCCCAGCAAGATGCCGAAGAGAGGTGATACAAATGCGAAAGGCACTTCTGGTTGTCGATGTTCAAAACGACTTCTACGAGACCGGTTCTCTGCCCGTGAAAGGAGCAAGCCAGATAAACAAAGTGATTAACAGAGCCATGAGAGACCCCGTATATACGATACTTGCAGGCCAGGACTGGCACCCCTCAAACCACATGAGTTTCGCGGCGAACCACAGAAAAGAGCCTTTCACGCCGTTCGACAACAAAAAGGGCATCGGACCCGTTCTCTGGCCTGTCCACTGTATGCAGGGAACGCCCGGAGCCGAATTTCACCCGGATATAGAGAGCAACCGGTTTGACTACATAGTGAGAAAGGGGACACATCCGGGAGTAGATAGCTACTCGATCTTCAGAGAAAACGACGGAACGAATCTGGGAACGGCCGGGCTGCTAAAGGCTCTAGGCATTGAGGAGATAGACATCTGCGGACTCGCTCTCGACTATTGCCTGAAATACACGGTTCACGATGCGCTTTCCTCCGGCTTCAAGATAAGGGTAATAATAAACGGGACCAAGGGCGTCGAAGCCAACGAAGGAGATGTTCAGAGAACACTGGACGAATTCGAGAGCGCCGGTGTCGAACTGATAGAAAAATAGACCGTAAAAGGCCACTGCCGGTGGTGAGTGAGAGCGGAGAAAGAGCATCGAGAGTACGCTTCGCTCACGAGAAGGAACGGAGATGCCGGATCGGTGTCCGGCATGACGGGAAGGAGCAAAGACCGCGAAAATGGGGACTGACGGGCTCCTGACGTCTGTCCACGTTTTTTCGCGAAGACCGGGCATGACGTGAGGGAGGAAGAACGTGATTCTGGCTAGGAATATGCCAGAATGACGGGAAGGAAGAAGGACCGTCATCCCGCGTCATCCCGTAATGATCCTATACGGGACTCCGCTCTTTATATACGGGATCTCGCTCTTGCTCTTTCGAGGGAGCGGAGATGCCGGATCGGGGTCCGGCATGACGGGAAGGGAGGAAAGGACGGGTTTTCTCTCCTCTCTCTCTTCCTCTCGAGTCTTTTACCAAGAACCTGGACGCGCAGCGTCGGAACGAGGAACTGCTCCAAAGACGTCTTCGTTCATGAGCATTACCTTCATGCCGGTTTTCTTATCATACCGGCCTGAGAGTGCCGGCGAAGACCTGCCAGGCGAGAAGACTCTTGGACACCAGACTGAGTATGACATAGACATTCTCTCCGAAGAGATAATTCTTCCACGGGCCGATCTTCTTGTACTGGAGGAACATATTTATCGCAAAGCTGTTGAAAAAGACTAGAAACGTTACGATGATCGCATAGACGAAAGAGGGGAACTGTACGTTCGCCTTACCCAGGGACGTGAAGAGATAGATGAAGACTGCCACCCACGAGACGGCTCCGGCGATACTGCCGAACACGAAAGAAGTCCAGTTGGTCTTCTCCGTGGTCTGATTATGAAGCTCCATCATGAGGCCGAAGAGATTCATAAGACCGTTCACGGTGAAGAGGAGCATGAGACTAACTATATCGAGCATCCCGGAAAACATGGCCAGCGCTACTATCATCACCGAAGAGCTGATCGAATACTCGTACCACCTCGCATAATTGATGCCCCTCTCGAGATTCCTCGCGTACCACTTGAACCCGAAAGTCGAGACTATGAAATGGGCTATGGACGACATGAAGAGAAAACTGGCTATGAAGGGGCCCATCCGCAGGTTAAAAAGATTCTCGGTTGCGGGAACGAGCTTCATTATTTCACGATCGAAGGCCAGATAATTCCTCGTGATGGTGAGGGTCGAATCGTTGCTCAGGATAAGCATGACAACTCCCTGGATCAGATGCAGAAAGGCCATTATCATGTTGAAGGTGCGGAGCTTTTTGTAGACGTTTTCCATACTTTCTCCCCCTTTTTTGGTTATCTCTAAATGTTAACACTTTCCGCTCCATTTACGACCCTTTATGGAGACTCTTCACCGGCAGATCGTTCCAGTAAGCTTGAGCGATTTCCATTGGCTCTCTCACTCTTTTGTGTGCTTTTTCATGCACCTACCCGCTTGCCGGTATATCTCTCAGACACCCGGTAAACTCTTTTTGTAAATGACCTGTCCGGACTCTCAAACCGATTTTGTTTTTTATCTCCTCAAGTGGTAAAATATATTTAGCTTATTTAGATGTTCCTTTTCCCTCTCGAACCTCTCGAGAGGAATTTTTTTAAAGGGTTATCCAGCACCTTGAGATTTCCTTTTTTCCCTTCCCCTGTGATAACATTTCTTTGGGCTTGCTTCCTGGTTCTCGGTTTATTCAACGGTATAACCGTTGATGTTGGAGGTCTTCCTTTTCGAGAACCTCATATTATTATCTTCAAACGGTAACGGAGGGGATTAATGGCTGAGATCGTGTATTGCAGTTATCAAAAAGCCGAAGGTGGACCTTCTGATGAAGTAAAAGCATATATCTCAAACTTCTTTCGCGATCGTCTTGACAAAAACTGGATAGTCTACATTGAACCATTCTTCAACGGTCAACAACCAGATATTGTACTACTACATCCCGAAAAAGGGATCATGGTCTGGGAAATCGCTCTTTCTTCCGACGATCCTGGACTTGCCCTAAGAAGGGCCGTCTCTGTGAGAAATGCAATGATCGATCTTTATATTCCAACGCTTGGCGAAAGACTGTATCAAAACAAGTGGTTCATCAAGGCGCTGAAAGTTGGTTTGTATATTCCTTCCCTTACACGAAAGGAGATAATAAATAAGCTCTCTAGAATCAAAAACAGTCAATACGCCAGCATTATCGGAAAAGACGGTGTGGAAATGAATCAGGCTCCCTTCGTCTGGAACACTGAGTGTTTCAAAGATATTCCCGAACGTTTGGAACTGGTCGAAGCGCTCAAGACATGGCTTAATCCGCCGTATCACAGGTCTGAAATGGGAAAAGCTTTCAACTTTCGAGACATCAGCAGGTTCTAGCGACTTGCAGGAGCGGCCATATAAGGGTGAGAGGTGCCGCCGGTTCAGGTAAGACCCTCACTCTGGCACACAGAGCGGCCAATATCGCCGCTACGGGCAAGAAAGTGCTAGTGGTTACTTTCAACATCACGATGTGGCATTATATAAGAAAGATAATGGATAGAATCCCGCGGGATTTCGACTTCAAAAATATAGTCTTCACTCATTTCCACGAGTTTTGCTTTAGGGAACTGCGCAGGATGGGTATTGAAGGAAACTTACATTCTGGCGAAAGCGATGACGATTTCTTCCAGAACAAACTTCCCGGCCTTGTTAAGAAAGCTCTTGAAAGTGGTAGCAATCCAAGATGGAGAAGAGAGAAGCCCATTTATGATGCAATTCTTATCGACGAAGGTCAGGACTTTTGCTGGAACTGGTATGATTTGCTCTCATCTTATCTTAGTCCCAATAATGAACTTGTCCTCTTCACAGACTCTCGTCAGAACATATATGGAAGAGAGAGCTGGATAGACGAACCGATGCGAAAAGTCCAGTTTCGCGGAGCCTGGAATGAGCTCAAAGATTCCTTTAGAATTAAAGGAATACTCGTGGATGAGCTGAATCGATTTGCCGCGCAATACATCGCGAAGAACACTGAGGATGTTATCGTTGTGTCAGGACAGATCTCTTTGTATAAAGAAATCCTGATATGGGAAGATGTTGCTCAACATGAAGCAAAGGAGGTCTGTTTTTCAGCCTTTGAATACTTCTTCGACAACAAAGTCTCTCCTTCGGATATCACTATTCTGGTAATGGACAGGAATTTCGGTCTGGATCTTGTGAATGTCTTCCAACTAAAAGGTATAAACGTCAACCACATATTTGCCCCAGACCCGGAGTATCGGAAACACTTGAAAGAACTATTCTGGATGAAGAATCCGCTCCTCAAAACATGCACCGTTCATTCGTTCAAAGGTTCGGAATCCAAGTGCGTTATTTTGGTGATACCTGATGAGGGCAACATGGTTTTCAAAAGAGATACAGTCCACAGTATTGTCTATACGGGAATATCCAGAGCACTTGACAGCCTGTGCGTTGTAAACTGTTCAGAAACTTATAGAGGATTTGGTAAAGAGTGGAACAGGCTTCCAATCAAATCCTCGGGAGGGAACTGGCCATTTTTCCGCAAAACAGAGATTATCGAATTCTAATGATTGAAGGGTGAACTGGATTGGATATTACATCTTTTCTGGAAAGTGTCTTCGCTGATTTTTCTTCTTCTATTAAAAGCGTGGATCGCCTCTGTATTCTAAAAACACTGTCATTCTTGAATTCGAGCACACCAGATTACTCCAATCGTATGATTCAGCAGTTGTATCTGCTTAGATACGCGCCGGCATATATATATGAATACGAAGCCTTCTATGAAGCGCTCATGGATCTTGAAGGATCTACCTCCTTTCTCAGGATCTTTTCGATTGGTTCCGGTTCCGGCCTTGACTATTACGGTGCATATCGCGCCATTAAAAAGAAAGGACTCCCTCCCGACTTCCTTTATTATTCAGGGATCGACGTGATCGATTGGTATTACAGAACAACGCTTAATAATCATAGGTACTACTTCTACAAACAAGACGTGACACGACTATATTCCCTGCCCGACAGATTTATAAATGTCCTGTTCTTTCCGAAATCCATAAGTGAGTTTTCAAACGAATCATTTTCCAGGCTTTTCGAAGTCATATGTAACACGGCTTTCTCCCGTGAACAGATCAACATCTGCGCGTCCGTGAGAAGATCACGTCTCGAGGATGATTATAAGAGATTGGTTAAGATCGTGGAATGCCTGCTGCTGAAAGGAGATTACACGCTTGATTTGACGCACAATTCTCTAGAAGATAATGTTCAGGGTGAAAGTATCTTTTACCCCGAAGACATTTTTCATTTCTTGTCGAATCTGAGAGATTACTGTCCTGCATATAGACGGCGTATATGTAGAGGCGAAAGAGACTGTGATACACTCAATCGGAAACCCATGAAAGATACAGGCTATCGGCAATACTGGATAATTAGACTCGTGAGAAAGGAAAGAAACTAGTATGATATTGAGCGTTAGCCGGAGAACCGATATTCCGGCCTTTTACAGCGAATGGTTTTTCAACAGGCTCAAAGAGAGGTTCGCTCTTGTCAGAAACCCCATGAACCCTCACCAGATCAGCAGGGTAGATATATCACCCAAAAATATAGACTGTATAGTTTTATGGTCGAAGGACCCGGAAAAGATGATCGGTAGACTCGACGAACTCGCCGGCTACACCTATTACTTCCAGTTCACCATAACCCCCTACAACAGAGATATAGAGCCCAACCTCAGAGACAAGAGAGAGATTTTCGGGACTTTCGTGAAGCTCTCCGAAATGATCGGCAGGGAGCGCGTAATCTGGAGGTATGACCCGGTGATCGTAACGGACAGGTTCACGCTCGAGTGGCATTTGAAGGCCTTCGAATCTATGGCCGGAAAGCTCTGCAAATACACCGACAAGTGCGTTATCAGTTTCGTGGACCTTTACAGGAAGATACTTCGCAACATCCGGACAGTCGGGGCGAAGGAGCTGGCGGAGGGGGATTTGCAGGCCCTTGCCGGGGGTTTCTCGGATATTGCTAAAGCCAACGATCTGGTTCTTGAGAGCTGCTCGGAACTCGTGGATCTGTCGGCATACGGCATTCAACACGGAAGATGCGTTGACGACAGGCTCATCTCGAAACTGCTCGGAAGGGAACTGACCGTCTCGAATGACAGAAACCAGCGGGAAGCCTGCGGCTGCGTCGAGAGTGTGGATATAGGAGCCTACAACACCTGCCCGAACGGCTGTCTTTATTGCTACGCGAATTACAGCAAGAGTACCGTGGATAAGAACCGTCGGGCTTACGATCCCGACTCTCCAATGCTGTGTGACAGACCCGGAGGAGATGACAGGATAACCATCAGAAAGAAGAAAGAGAGTAAGGATAACCAGACCAAACTTTTCTAGCAACGAGTCTTCGCACAGGGCATTGACGAGTCAAGTCTATGAAATCATGCGAGGATGCAAGCGCGACGCTCTCTTGTATATAATATACCACTCGTCAGCCAGTGATATGGATCTCTGCCATCTCATCTTAGGAGAATGTGACTTTTCGATTCGGCGGACGTTAAAAAAGAATTTTACGTTATTAGAACTATCTGGATCTCTATGTCAAACCATTGCCCGGAGTTTGTTTAGAGAAAATCAAGTGGTACAATCAAAAGATCGATTCACGATTTTCCATTGTTTAAAGCGGAGAAATGCAGGTGTCACGGAGGTTTTATGAAGTCTTTTGCCGATCTTGCCAATTATATCGTTGATATGGTATTTGTTTCCGATATGCAAGCCAAAATACTCTATGTAAACGATGCCGTGATAAACACTTACGGTTTTTCCAGAGAGGATTTGCTTGGCAAGTCCATATTAACCATTCAAAATGAGATTTCAGAGGAATTCTTCAAAGAATTCTGGTCAAAAGCCGCCATAGGCACTTCCAGAACGATCGAAAGCCTGCATTATCGTAAAAACGGTGATTCCCTTCCCGTAGAGATACACTCTATTCTGATTGAAGACGATGGCGAAAGACTGGTAGTGAGCACTGTAAGAGATATAACGCGACGAAAGCGAGATGAAATGCTTCTTAAAGAGAAGAACCTTCAGCTTCAGGCTCTTGTAGATGCCCCAACCGAATCACTGTTTCAGATAGATCCTTCAGGAAGGGTTATAACTGCAAATCAGACTCTCTGCAAAAGGCTTGGTACTGATCTTGAGTCGCTGATCGGTAAGAATATATATGATTTCGTCCCGCGAGAACTCGCTCAGGCGAGGAAGATTCACGCCGAAGAAGTTCTGAAAACGGGAAAGCCCAGGGTGATCGAGGACCGGCGAGAGGGAATTGTGCTGAAAACAACTATATACCCGGTATTCGGTCAGGATGGGCGGGTCGAAAGCCTTGTTCTCTTTGCTGAAGATATAACGGCAAGCAAAAAAGCTGAAGAGGAACTGAAGGAGAGCGAAAGCAGAGTAAGAAAGAAACTCAAGGCGATTCTCGATCCCGAAAGTGAGATTGAGGACCTGGAACTTGAAGATATATTTGACTTCGAGGCCATTCAGTCTATGATGAACGACTTCTACAGGTTGACGAATATCGGAATGGCGATCATCGACATCCACGGCAAGATACTTGTTGCCACAGGTTGGCAGGAGATCTGCACAAAGTACCATCGTATGAACCCCGAGACGCTCAGAAACTGTCTTCACAGTGATCTCGAACTCTCCAAAGGCATAGTACCGGGAACTTTTAAGCTCTACAAATGCGCCAACAATATGTGGGATATGGCAACTCCGATAATTGTGGGCGATTCTCATCTGGGGAATCTATTTCTGGGGCAGTTCTTCATTGAAGATGAAAGTCTCGATTACGAACTCTTCCGGAGACAGGCAAGAAAGTATGGTTTCAACGAAGACGAGTATATAAAGGCGCTTGATAAAGTACCCGTATGGAGCCGGGAAACTATCGATACCGTGATGACCTTCTACTCGAAGTTTGCAAAAATGGTTT
This portion of the Mesotoga infera genome encodes:
- a CDS encoding UvrD-helicase domain-containing protein, translated to MRGAAGSGKTLTLAHRAANIAATGKKVLVVTFNITMWHYIRKIMDRIPRDFDFKNIVFTHFHEFCFRELRRMGIEGNLHSGESDDDFFQNKLPGLVKKALESGSNPRWRREKPIYDAILIDEGQDFCWNWYDLLSSYLSPNNELVLFTDSRQNIYGRESWIDEPMRKVQFRGAWNELKDSFRIKGILVDELNRFAAQYIAKNTEDVIVVSGQISLYKEILIWEDVAQHEAKEVCFSAFEYFFDNKVSPSDITILVMDRNFGLDLVNVFQLKGINVNHIFAPDPEYRKHLKELFWMKNPLLKTCTVHSFKGSESKCVILVIPDEGNMVFKRDTVHSIVYTGISRALDSLCVVNCSETYRGFGKEWNRLPIKSSGGNWPFFRKTEIIEF
- the pncA gene encoding bifunctional nicotinamidase/pyrazinamidase — translated: MRKALLVVDVQNDFYETGSLPVKGASQINKVINRAMRDPVYTILAGQDWHPSNHMSFAANHRKEPFTPFDNKKGIGPVLWPVHCMQGTPGAEFHPDIESNRFDYIVRKGTHPGVDSYSIFRENDGTNLGTAGLLKALGIEEIDICGLALDYCLKYTVHDALSSGFKIRVIINGTKGVEANEGDVQRTLDEFESAGVELIEK
- a CDS encoding DUF1848 domain-containing protein; amino-acid sequence: MILSVSRRTDIPAFYSEWFFNRLKERFALVRNPMNPHQISRVDISPKNIDCIVLWSKDPEKMIGRLDELAGYTYYFQFTITPYNRDIEPNLRDKREIFGTFVKLSEMIGRERVIWRYDPVIVTDRFTLEWHLKAFESMAGKLCKYTDKCVISFVDLYRKILRNIRTVGAKELAEGDLQALAGGFSDIAKANDLVLESCSELVDLSAYGIQHGRCVDDRLISKLLGRELTVSNDRNQREACGCVESVDIGAYNTCPNGCLYCYANYSKSTVDKNRRAYDPDSPMLCDRPGGDDRITIRKKKESKDNQTKLF
- a CDS encoding methionine ABC transporter permease, which encodes MAGEILKATLETLYMVLVSGFLATLFGIPLGVVLFLLSRSKKWRRLYIVFDLFVNVFRSIPFIILVLLLIPVTKNVMGTIIGPNAAIFNLTIAAIPFMARLSENSFNGVPRGIIDSSDSMGLNRSQFIFRVLIPETLPEQIGNITVLLINLVTYTAIAGAVGAGGLGQLAINYGYYRFQWDVVLYAVIVLVSISQVLQFTGGRLSRLLRR
- the heR gene encoding heliorhodopsin HeR translates to MENVYKKLRTFNMIMAFLHLIQGVVMLILSNDSTLTITRNYLAFDREIMKLVPATENLFNLRMGPFIASFLFMSSIAHFIVSTFGFKWYARNLERGINYARWYEYSISSSVMIVALAMFSGMLDIVSLMLLFTVNGLMNLFGLMMELHNQTTEKTNWTSFVFGSIAGAVSWVAVFIYLFTSLGKANVQFPSFVYAIIVTFLVFFNSFAINMFLQYKKIGPWKNYLFGENVYVILSLVSKSLLAWQVFAGTLRPV
- a CDS encoding methionine ABC transporter ATP-binding protein, with protein sequence MILAVKNLNLSFEDRTGRRKILDDVSFSVEEGQIVGIVGLSGAGKTSLLRTLNLLQPVDSGEIFFDGKNIVNLKDDEIRKMRKKIGVVFQSFNLFRNRTVSQNIAFPLKIQGLTGREVKEKVEKISGELGLDHRIQAYPSQLSGGEQQRAAIARALVMDPKMILLDEPTSALDPKTTGRLLDLVVELNQKHRITFVVVTHDMDVIKRTCDKVAYLENGRLKFFGPAHEFFVKVEKNEVRDFGTPLELDRKAVEHKGKIIRVLFWGKKTHEAVMWKVARELDVSVNILYGKIEELKHGPFGAMIIGIEGEQQDLFIQRLRESVYSLEEVE